TCTTCAGGCCAGCATCTATTTACTGAGAGGCTCATGGTGCTTAGCTGTCTGGAGAATGCCAAGATCCAGGAGGCATGATTCAGTTCCTGAAAGAGCTTAGCCGAGCAGGGACTATGAGATAACTGGTCTAAATACCCGGCAGTCCAAGAGTAAACAAGTGTGTGATTGTACAAAAGGCGTGATTAAATTCCCCTCGAGAAGCTTATAGGAAAAATGAATGTTGAAGTTGATTCTATCCTTGAAGGATGGCTAGAATTTTAACAATGAATTCAGGAATCTGAGATAAACGGAAACGTGTGGGCAAAGATATAGTTAAGCTGGAAGTAGCCGGTCATACTGGAGCGTGGTGGGCCGCCACGGCAAGTAGGTAGGCTCGATTGGGGTTTGGCAGATCACATAAGGAGTCTGAATATTATTCAAAGAAGAGGAGCCACGGGAAGGTCTCTGAGACAGAAAGTAGTGGTCATGGCTTTGTCTTCTTTGAGTGGCATGGGTTACCTACCCTGGGGTGTGCACACCGTGGCTGCCTTCGGAGGTCttgggagaaagtgaaagaaaaagaagagatggagcaaGATCTTGGTTTAGGGTCGGACTCCCTAACGTGGCCTTCTCCTTGTGTGTTTCAGAGGCGAAGATCTGCAGAAGATGAGTTGGCAATGAGAGGTTTCTTACAGGAAGGGGACCTTATCAGTGTATCCTTCACCTTGCATTCCAGCATCTTTGTTTGCTGTGGAGCTGGGGAATGGGGCTTGGATTGTCGGTCTCTCACAGGAGAAACTTGTAATCTTGGCCTCGACCAAGCGCCAAGGCTTCTGCTGCAgcctgtctctttttttctttttacattaaaaaaaaattgaagtatagttagttTGGGGGGCTGCCcatatggtgctagtggtaaagaacttacctgctaatgtaggagacataagagacgaggattcaattcagtccttgggttgggaaagtcccctggagaaggcaatgaatatccactccggtattcttgcctggagaatcttatggacagaagagcctggcgggctacagtccagggggttgcgaagagtcagacataactgaagcgactgagcatgcatgctcacAATTAGTTTTATGTGtatagcagagtgaatcagttatatacacatatgtatatgtatattctttttcacattattttcctatatatattattataaaatactgagtagagttactgtgctagacagtaggttcttgtttatctgtttatgcatagcagtgtgtatatgttactcCGAGATTcctcatttatccctccccaccccatctcctcaGCCCAGGCTACCCTCCAGCTCTTGTTCagacctgctgctgctcagttgggTTTTTCGGTCTTGTAACTTACGGTGGCTCATGCTTGAAGCCAGCTCAAAGTTTCCTGGTGATGTTAACTTTCATCCcaggaaggagaaaaggtggTGTTCATGTCAAGGTATTCATGACAGCCAAGGGGGAGAGATTAGGTCACAGCAGTGTGACCTCTGAGTCCACCTACAACTGCAGGCAGGACTGGTGGACACAGACACGAGGGTGGAGGGGGAACCAGGGACACAGGTGATGAGAAAGTGTTTGTTCCTTCATCACCGACCAGGCTGAGGTCCAGGCAGTGTTCTCTGATGGAGCCGTCTCTCTGCACACGAGGAGTCTCAAATACGGAAAAGTAAGTTGGTCTTTGGGTGTTCTCTTTGGATGAGGGAGACTTCAAATCCATTTCCCGGTCTCCAGCTGTCTCTGGCATTCTGGCCTAAAGCACCTGGAAGTTAAGTGCTGACAGGCTGGCATTGCGCGTGCTAACTTACACGGCTGTGGGCTGGTAGCATCGTAAAGCATGACAACACTCACCCTTTTCCTGCGGAGGAGATTGTTCTGGCAGAAGAGCCCCTGTGACCCTGGGCCCTGGCCCCGCGGCTGTCTCTGCTCTCTCCCAAGGGGTGCGGTGGCTTTGCATGGCCTCAGCGCTGAGTTGCAGCCAAGGGAGCTCATGGACTGATGAAACACGATGGCCCCTGGCCCTTGGACAAACGTCCGGTCAAGAAAATGGACATTATTGTTAGGAAAGATGGGTTTGTCACTTGAGCCTTTAAAGGAAATTTTGTTGCTTTTCTTGCTATAAGGTGACAGACGTTACTGaggctatttatttttttaatgacagcaTGTTTTCCCAAACAAATGATGACTCAGTCTTGGCTTTGTCTGGGTGAACTTTCTCCTTTCTGAGTGGAAAAGAAACCTCGCTGGTCAGTGGAGAGGCTGCAGCCGCCACGCCCGCACCCttgaatcaggaggggagacaggcGCACTGCCTGTGCTGACCTTTGTGGGCCCGGGGCCTGTAGCAGACGCGCCTTCTGCAGGATGTGGGCCTTGAGCTCACCTGCCAGGACCGGGGATGTATTTGTGCCCAGCCCTCAGCCagtccccttctccagtggcatatATCGTGGGCAGGACAGACGGTTGGGGTCAAGGTGGAACAGAGCAGTGCTCCTTGGCCCTCAAGAGGCTCAAGCCCACATCCTCATTGGCTCCACCCTCTCTCAGCCGTCACACCAGCCCTGGATCAGAGCATGATGACGCTCGCAAAGGGGAATAAATGGTGGAGAAGAGCGTGAAAGCCGCCTTCTGTTGGGTGTGTAATGACGCGTGCCTCTGGAAAGCGTCTGTATCTGCATGTGCGTGTCATGGCAGTTGTCACCAGCAGGGAGCCCGATTCCAGCCCCCCTGGGACACAGCCTGTACTCTGCCTTATAGTCGCCTCACTGGTGATCCTGCAGTGACTTAATGTAcgctatatttttttttttagctaggTCAGGGCGTTTTGGTTCAGGTCTCCCCCTCCCTGGTGAAACGGCAGAAGACCCATTTCCATGACCTGCCGTGCGGCGCCTCAGTGATCCTGGGCAACAACGGCTTCATCTGGGTCTACCCAACCCCTGAGCACAAAGAAGACGATGCAGGGGGCTTCATCGCAAACCTGGAGGTGAGCACACGCCGCCCGTCGTTGCCCTTTTGGGATGGAGAGGCACTGAGTGGGTACTGTGCTTCGGCGGCAGGGGTGGGCGCTCTCTGTTTCTCCCTGCTGCATGGCGGTAGTTGGAGCTGGTATGCATTTCCAGTGAAGTCTGCTCAAAACATCGTGCTGCCCTCTCTTGTTCTGGAGAGGTGAAATCAGCGACTttgatctctgttggcccagatGGCAGTTGCAGGGTAACAGCCAAAAAGCCACTGGAGGTGCCATCCTTTTTCATCTTCCCTGGAGTCAGCGGTTTTCTTGGTTTGGAGTCCCAGAGTGATCCCACCTCAGCTGTAAGTGGGTCCTGTGATCTGCTGTAACTGTTCACTCGTTCTGGTCTTGATTCTGTTTGCCTCCCCTGGTAGCCGGTCTCCCTTGCCGATCGAGAGGTGATCTCCCGGCTCCGGAACTGCATCGTCTCGCTGGCAACTCAGAGGATGATGCTCTATGACACCAGCATCCTGTACTGCTATGAAGCATCCCTTCCACATCAGGTATGCCACCCAGGGCTCCCCTTCTTGCTGATCTGTGAGCAGGCGTGGCGTGTCATCTGCTCCACGTCCCCGCCACGTACCTTCACCATGCCCATCAGTATGAACTCACCTGGTGGACACCCTTGTTGACTGATAGAGCTTTCCCCGTGATGCTAATAATATTCTCACTGTCTCATGTCCATGTGAGGGTTTGTGGGCAGTTGGCGGTGCCAGGTGGGCCTGGTTTATGacagcgaccccctggacttcATCTTGGCCATCCCAGTTTTAGCTCCCTTTCTAGTGAATGCTGGAGTAATAGCTTTTTTGTTCTTGTTAGCTATATCCCAGAGAACCTTGCTTATTTATTAAGCTAGTTCTAGCAGATCCTTTCTTGCAATACATAGCCTCTGATAAacgaaagaaaaacagaaggctCGTGTTAGCCAGGCTTGGTTTCTACATTTGGGTCGGCTTGATGGTGTGCTTACTGGTTGAACAAATTACCTTTTGTCCTTTCTTTTTCAGATCAAAGACATCTTAAAGCCAGAAATAATGGAGGAAATTGTGATGGAAACACGCCAGAGGCTTTTGGAACAGGAGGGGTAAGAAGAAGCATCTGAAGGCCAGGATTGTGGACCTGAGCAGAGCAGTCCTTGAAAGTGGAGAATCTGATTGGCAGTCCCTGCATGCAGCTCAGTGAAGAACCAGGAAATTCATCACTGGACCTACATCGGGCTGCCTGTACCTTGAAGACCTGCTTTCTCCTGTTTTAATGCAAAGCGAGGAGGCAGGTGATTACTGCTGCCGACCCCTTGAGTTGCCCATAGACTTCGGGTGCTACAGGTAGTTTCAGGCCCTTAAAAGCATTCCGAGTTCCATCCGAATAGACTCCTATCCTGGAATCATACGGGGAATCTTTCGTCTTGTAGTTACCGTCAACTCACCAGGCACAGTGCCCCATGAAATTGTCCCTATGTAAAACATAGCCTCCCTGATACCCCCAGTTTGATCCCCCCAGTTGTCTGTTTTGGCCTCCATTCCCACCTCCTCTGCAGCGCGAGAATGACACTGAAGAGTGTAGCTTGGTAAAATGAACCCAAGAGTCAGTGGAAGAACACAGCGACCAAGCAGCCTTTTGCTTGGTTGGAATCTCATTTCCTGTTACATGTTCCTCCTAGTGACAGATGTAAGTACATCCCCGCCAGGCTGCCTTAATCTGTTCTGCCTTTGAGGATGATCTATAAGAAGCTGAATAAATGAGGAGAGAGAGAATGTTTTGGGTGCTCTGATAAAcgtgaaaacaaagtaaaaaagtagagatggaaaaagaaaaggttttCCTCCTATAACTGAAGCAGCAATGCATTTACTTTTGACTACTTCAGGGTTGAAAGATGAAAACAAGATATTGAAGTTCTGTCTCACTGAGAATGGCTAGAATTCctatgcattctttttcaaatgacTTTCTAAACATGGTGCCCTGATTTGGGTTTGGGGTAAACAGTTCTTTTAAAGTCAGTATATGAGAGTGCTATTtggtgagcttttttttttttttttttttatatatatgtggcATCACTGTTTCTGTTCTTGTATTCTGTGTAATACTTGGGAGTTAAGTACAGGTGAAGGATGACTTAGGAGATAGAAATTCTTCTGACAGAGGACCTTAAATTTAAACCTAGAACACCTAGTAAAATTTAAACCTAGGACAGTTTCAGTAGTAATGTGGAGCATATGGCAGTTTTGAAACATAGCTCAACTCTTTTTCGTTAAATTGTACATCTTCATAATATTATTCAGTCTGTCACCTGTTTTGAAGAGTTTGCAATCAGCTGAGTGTTGCACAGGGTACGTTGCAGCTGTAGGTTTGCTCCCTGTTTTTGAGATCATGTTCTAGGTTGTATGTCcctgaggagaagggaatggggaaGGATGGGAGCCTGCATGCCTGCTTTGGGTTGGTTTTGATCAGGGCCATAAGTGGGTTCGTTGAATGTTTGCCCTTCTCACTTGGTCTCCCAAGCTGCCAGCCCATACTGTTCACTCAGTATTTCCTGAATAGTGATTACCTAAGTCTCAAAACACCTTTTTGGTGAGTATCTACTTTTTTTTGTGGCCCACTAGAGGGTGCCCTTGTTAAGCATAATTTCagtaggtattttttttaaaaataaagctgaagtTTTTACACTGGTTCTGAATTCCTCTAGCAATGTGTAGGTTGCTTTGCTTTATAAGTGTGAGCACAAAATTAGGCTGAACTGCATCACTCTTAGTGATGAGCTTAAAGGGATTTATTCAAATTTGGCAACATTTATTTACTTCTGACTGTCAGGCATTTTCTGGGCTCTGGATTCTAGTTTTAAGTCCTTAAGAGTATCATTCTACAGCGTTACACAGTGCAtctctggaaaaaaatatagTCTGGCTTGGGGGTTCACCTAAAACTAGAAAATGGCAGTTAGTAAATGGCGAGTAGGATAAACCTTTAAATCAAGTGCTGCTGGCCTCTAAAGCATAGTTAGTGTCAATATTTATGGGAAATAAAGTCCCATTTGATTCTCATGGTAACCTGTAAAGTTTGATATGACCCTCGTTTATAAATGAAAGCCATTCAGATAATTAAAGTGACTTCATTAAAGCTCATTAGCAGCTATGGATCGGTAGGCTTAAGCTCTCGGGATGGATCATGAAGCAACCCTCTAGAGAAGGGGTTGGACTGACACTGAAAGGATATGGGGTCCAGCATTGAGACCTACACTTTGGATTGTTACTCATTTTGTACACTGCCTCTCCCTCCCATGTCTGCTGTGGGAGACAAGGATgagtccccccgcccccccacgcCTCATTTGTGCCCCAGCACCTAGGACAATGCTTGGCACACAGGGGCTGAATAATGCTTGTGAATGATTTATTAGTTCAAGAAGTGTGGGTTAGAGTTCTGATTTGACTGGTCAATTTTAAGCTAGAGAGTGAAGAATGAAGATGTGTAGGAAATGATGAAAGCGTGAAGAGGAATAAAAAGTGAAATCTTCAAAGAGAAAGGGTGATGGTAAGGATAAGGTGATGGGTAAATTAAGGGAACAGGGTGTTGACACTTGAAGACTGATCTATAAGCCAGGATGATGTTCATCAGCCAGACTACTCAGTGATAGAGCAAAGCTAACCTGGCTAACATCTAAATATAAATTCTGCTTCTGAATTTGCTTCACATTCAGTACCTCCAAGGAACTCTATTTTTACAAGCCAGTATCTATAAAATCACCATTTCCCAATCCAgcagaaatatttctaaaatacacaACTGAACATACAACACCTATGATGCAACTGGTTTTCCCCTACTATCAGTAGCAACTTCTAAAATATCAACTAACGTTAGATCAACAGTTACCTGATATTGAATTATACAAGAGAAAATTCAAGGCTTTGGAGTAGTATCAATCTGGGCTCAAATTGTCACATGACTAGGCCAGTGACCTTCAGTAACTCATATCTtatttggttttctcatctgtatacaGGGGACAACATTACTTGTGTTACTGGGCTACAATACAGTAAGGACTAAATGAGAATATGGTTTATGAAGAGCGGAAGACCACAGTGTAGATTAGCTGTGATGAGTAGATTCCCTTAGAGATGGGTATATCCTGGCAGGTGCATTGCTCTGGGGAGAcgtggagagtgaagaaggggACCAGGACGGTACATTTTAGTTGCATAAAAATGGGTTATGGCATGTGTGGATCTGGTTGCATGGGTCATTAGCTAGTTCTGTAAACTCAACAGTTTTGGCTAACATGTTTTCATGTGACTATGTGTACACCCCTGAAATTAGATCGTGTAATCTTTTTCTACTGTttaccccgccccctccccagttttattgagaaaaagTTGACAGACATCACTGGACAAGTTTAACTTTAATCTTAAAAATTCCTTCTCTGCTTCGCCTCCGAAAGGTTCTTAAAATGGTGTTAATGAGTGGGCTCCCCGATACTCCAAAGAAACAATTCGTTAGCAATATGTCGACGCTCTCCAGTTGTTTATTTTTCGCTCGTTCTAATATTTATGCTTCTTGGAGTCAAAGTGGAAGTTGGTGAGGGGCGGCAGTGGAGGCACCAAATAACGTCGGTTTCGAGGAGCGAGCTAAATTCTAAAGAAGCTCAAGGAAGCGATCCAACTCCGGTTCTGGGGAAATCCAATCCGCAGTTTTCCCCTTGCTTTGGTTCCTCGCCGGCCTTACCAACCCGCTCAGGGGAGACATTGGCCAGCCCTGCGCGAGGCCGGCTAGAGTCCACCGACTCCCAGGAGGGCGGGACCGACGCTCAGGAGCCTGGAGCCGAGGGCAAGGCTCGGGCGATTGCGGACAGGGGCGGGGGCGCAGCAGGACCACAAATTCCGGCCTGCCCCGCGGGCTACGCCGAAAGTGGTTGGTTGGGCGCTCTAGCCCCGTCGGCCAATGGGATGCAGGAGAGGGAGCTGACACGGATTCTCGGGGACCAATGGCAGTGCAGGGGAGGCGGGAGCTTCCTTACCACTCATCTTGCCCCTCTGGAGAACCACATATAACAGGTCGTACGGGGCCGGGCCTTGGAGGGCAGGGGGACCAGAGCCGAAAGACGCCGCAGTGTCTCCGAAAGCGGTGTCTGGAGGGTCCCGGTCCCCACGCGAGGCGCGCACCGGACGTCAtcggggggcggggccggggcggggcctggCCTCGTTGTGGAGCGGCTAGTAATCCATCATGGCGGCCGCGGGGGTCGGTGACCGTCCCTGAGCAGCGCCGGAGCCGGAACCGGTTCCTGGGTCCTGCAGCTGAGGAGCCCGCCTTGCGTTGTCCACGGCCCCTACTTGGGCGGGGAGGCCGGGTCTTGCGACGGAGCCCGGGGGATGTGACTGCCTGGCAGCGGCGGCCGTAGCCACGTTCGGGCCCGGGGGAGGGGGGTGTCTCGGACAGAGACCCCCCCTAGGCTCGGGGCAGCTGAGGCGGCCGGGCCTCCTCCCCGTTCTGTCCTCTACCCGCCTTCGGGGCCGCGAGAGCCCGACGTCCCTTATCAGCTCCATCCCGGCTCTGGGACCCTGGGGTTGTGGTCTCTTTCCCCAGACCTGGGGACACCCCGTTTCCTGAGGCTTGGAGGAGCGTCGCCCCCCGGAGTAAGCCGCCCatgcccccccccgccccggcaGCCTCCCTCTTTACCCCCGAGCCGCCCCTTAACTCCGAATCCCGGCCTCAAGTTTGGCCTCGGAGCGCCCCCCTCATTCAAATCCCCTCCCTGCTGTCAAGTAGCCTCCCCTTCCccccgctcccctcccctcccccccgcccccctacGTTGCTCCCGTGAGCCTGTAATGCCCTGACTTCTTCCAATGTCACCTACGGCCCCCTCAGCCTCAGCCCAGCCAGAAACTTTAATGCAGAGGAAAAGCCTGGACTGGTTTCACAGGCCTTTTAAAAAGCGGGCTTAAAAAGTTGCTGGCCATGCATTCCTTCTCGTCAGAGGGCCAGCTCTCGCTGAAGTCGGGGTGACCCGTGTCCTTTTCCGGAGAGCAGGGTAGAGAAAAAGCAGGAGCGGCAGCTAGTGTGGCAGGAAATTTGTTGGAAGATGGAGACACCAAGATAGGGGGTGGGTGACTTCCCCAGGAAAAGTTCTGGAGGAGCATTCAAAGACCGATCCACGTTTCCTCCATGTGTGGAAATCGACACGACTTTAGCCTCACTGACCGTTGTACAGCATCCCCTGTGAATATTTCtctttaggtttttctctttgaaaGGGAGGAAACGTAGCCAGTAAAAGACACTTGAAATCCAGGAACTTTGAGGTCGCACTACAGTTACATTACTTCGAATTGATAAACTGCGAATATAATCGGAACTCCTGTTTGCACACGTCAACCTAAAATCTTCGCTTCCCTTTATTGTGGAAGATGTCTTGTGATTGACCTCAGTTACTGACTGGTGGAGATGCGGTGAATGTGAAATCCCACGTAAAGACCGTTTCCTTCTCAGCTCACTGATCATTCTGAACGATCTTGAACCCTCTTCTGGAAAGGGGTGCCTATCCTTGCTTTATGGGGCAGCAGCCTGGAAAAGTTCTTGGGGACCAAAGGAGGCCAAGTCTGCCTGCCCTGCACTTTATCAAAGGAGCAGGCAAGAAGGAATCATCGAGGCACGGGGGTCCACACTGCAATGTTTTTGTGGAACACGGTGAGTGCTCTTCAAGATTTCTGGTCCTATTTTCTGCTTTGCCATGGGTAAGGAACTTTCGAACCACAGAGCTTGTGTTGGTTCCTTCCAGCTGTATTTAAAACTTCAGTTCCTGTAGTTATCTTTTAGTCTCACGTGGAACTTTCTTTGTATAAGAAAAAGTTACTTGGTGACACTGGATGGCTTTATTCAAAGTCTTACTGATTATTTCTTGCTTGATTGCCTTTCTAACTCACCGTTGACCTTGGACAAGCCATTTTACTATTTCAGCTTCCTGAGGAGGTTGGACATAAGCAGTTTCTCAGGATCCATAGTCCATGATTCTGCTCTGACCTATGGCCTGGGCTCTTCCTTCCTCTGAGGTACATGGATCCTTCACTGCTTTATCTGTGGGAAGCTTTCAATCTTATCCTCAAAGGGGTTTGTGCACCCCCCAGAGCTGAAAACCACAGGCCCTAGTTGACACTAATAACCTTGATCTTTTCAGTCATAAGTAAAACTTGAAAATCCTCACTTTGGAGCTATGTGGAAACAGTTGGGGGAGGCCACATTCCTTGTGAACTGAGGAGCCCCAGCTTTCAGTGGTTCCACCTGAGACGGAGTAGTCCTTTCCTCAGAATGGagctttttcctcctcctctctttgtTTCACATGACACTTGGGGCAAAAAAGGTTGTCTTTGACATTTTTATGAACACCACTGGCATTTGAGTGCTGACAGTACATATTATACTGGTCACGTCCAGTAATTCTGCGTGAAGTTTTAACGCTGAGGATCAGCTTGGACTGATGTCTGTGCCAGGGGCCAGCCACGCACCAATTAATTAGCATCCTGTTTGTACTGTCGCAGCCTGACATTTTTCAGACCTAGGACTTATTAAAATATCAGTCGAGCCCACCCACCCTCTGTAAGCAAATGGACAACGTGTGCAAGCAGCATATACTTTGAAATTCAGTCACAAATACCCTTAACAATCTGTGACTACAATAAACAAAGTTCTCTATTCAGTGAACTTGTATTTGACAATTGATGTTTGATTTTTCTGAGTAATCTGGTACTTGGATTTTACTTTTGCCTTGAAACACGAGTTGTATTTTAGCATTGGTTTTAGACAGGTAAATAAAGTAATGTATTATGGCACTTCCCACGATCAAGATTTGTAAGTGAATTATTTGCATTTCAACTAGTGATGATCATGCAACCTTAGGTAGTGAAAattgttcagtctctgagtcacatcaactttctgcgaccccatagactgcagcttgcaagccttccctgtgcttcactgcctcccggagtttgttcatattcatgtccattgagccagtaatgccatccacccatctcctcctctgccactCCCAGTGAAAATTGGTACAGACATTTTGGAGAGCTTTGGCCAAACATATctgaatttaaaatgtacatagcAGCGACCCAGTAATCTCACTTCTAGGAAGTGGCCCTAGCATGGAACAGTGTAGTGCCCTTGGTGTGCCTTTCACCCCTTCAGAGGGTCCAGAGGTGAAAACTTTTCATATTAACACAATACTAAGatgttgggcttccccagtggctcagcaataaagagtccacctgcaatgcaggagtcgagggttccatccctgggtcaggaaggtcccctggagagggaaatggcaacccgttcaagtattcttgcctggagaatcccatggacagaggagcctggtgggctacagtccatggggtcacagagagttggatatgactgagctgaccttagcatgcactcacacaaGACGTTATTTTCAATCTTTGCAGTAATGGTGCAAAAGTAATGCAGGCTTCTAAGCATGAATCAAGGTTGTGGCAACTAACCATAGTAGCCATTGTGTTCTTCATGCCATGCACTCACAGtaaactagttcagttcagttcagtcgctcagtcgtgtctgactctgcgaccccatcaatcgcagcacgccaggcctccctgtccatcaccagctcctggagttcactcagactcacgtccatcaagtcagtgttgccatccagccatctcatcctctgccgtccccttctcctcctgcccccaatccctcccagcatcagagtcttttccaatgagtcaactcttcgcatgaggtggccaaagtactggagtttcagctttagcatcattccttccaaagaacacccaggactgatctcctttagaatggactggttggatctccttgcagtccaggggactctcaagagtcttctccaataccacagttcaatagcatcaattcttcagtgctcaactttcttcacagtccaactctcacatccatacatgaccactggaaaaaccatagccttgactagactagtaaaaataataaatacatatattttttggttttcaCTTAAGGATGTTCCTGATGAAACagcaaaaattattaattttgtcaATTCTCAACTGTTACGTATATATCTTTGTAATCTTCAGTGAAGGAACTGGAAAGTACTTCTGTGTGCTGTTCGTCTCTAGGAAGAGCTTTGGGCAGTGGTTAGTTTGAGCTGAACTTGCTGCTTTTTTCATAGACTACCGTTTTTACTGACAAACTGGttattctgattaaaaaaatgttttaaaaagtgtttcaagGAAAACAGCTGGTAGTGTCTGTTGTCAATGAAAACATCTTTGCTTTCCAGCAAAAATTAGGGTTTTGGAAAACTTGTATCTGCTCCTGTGAAGTAGAGATTGGTGGTTATATTTATAAACACACTATTTTGATGTCTTATAATGGAATACATTATTTGGAAGACCTGCATGATCCAGTGAACTGATATTTTGTAAATGACAATACATGATGTTATAAAGTCAAGCACAGGTAAAAAAGATTCATTCAAGGGGCAAGAAGGACCATTGAATTTTCATGTAACAGAATACAAATATTAATTGATACGAGTTTTAGATTCTATATCAAAACTAGCCTTTAGGAAACTTCCACTTACCGAGTTTGGTGTAGCTTCAAAGAGCAGTATCTACAGTTATCTACAAATGGGGGAAAACAAGCCATTTCCCAGTGAAAACAGACATGTTTATTTTTAGGTGaacaaatgaattatttaaaattttcagtttaagTTTATACTACAGTAAATATTGATGAGATAATCTATATAAATAAAAGCACTCTGGGGTTCTATATAGTTTTCAAGAGTGTAAAGAGGTgagataaaagtttttaaactattGTTATAGAAAGTCTATCAAGAAGTCATATAAGGGAGTgagcaaacaaacagaaataggAAATCATATAAGGATGTTTATTGCCAACATACTGTAAGTGCCAACACGGAAAGCTGTCTGTGTAATGGTAAGTGGAAAAAAGCAGTTTGGGGATCAGTCTACATGGTGTGGCcccattttt
This DNA window, taken from Bubalus kerabau isolate K-KA32 ecotype Philippines breed swamp buffalo chromosome 11, PCC_UOA_SB_1v2, whole genome shotgun sequence, encodes the following:
- the EXOSC2 gene encoding exosome complex component RRP4 isoform X1 is translated as MALEMRLPVARKPLSESLGRESKKHLVVPGDTITTDTGFMRGHGTYMGEEKLIASVAGSVERVNKLICVKALKTRYNGEVGDIVVGRITEVQQKRWKVETNSRLDSVLLLSSMNLPGGELRRRSAEDELAMRGFLQEGDLISAEVQAVFSDGAVSLHTRSLKYGKLGQGVLVQVSPSLVKRQKTHFHDLPCGASVILGNNGFIWVYPTPEHKEDDAGGFIANLEPVSLADREVISRLRNCIVSLATQRMMLYDTSILYCYEASLPHQIKDILKPEIMEEIVMETRQRLLEQEG
- the EXOSC2 gene encoding exosome complex component RRP4 isoform X2 — protein: MGEEKLIASVAGSVERVNKLICVKALKTRYNGEVGDIVVGRITEVQQKRWKVETNSRLDSVLLLSSMNLPGGELRRRSAEDELAMRGFLQEGDLISAEVQAVFSDGAVSLHTRSLKYGKLGQGVLVQVSPSLVKRQKTHFHDLPCGASVILGNNGFIWVYPTPEHKEDDAGGFIANLEPVSLADREVISRLRNCIVSLATQRMMLYDTSILYCYEASLPHQIKDILKPEIMEEIVMETRQRLLEQEG
- the LOC129623660 gene encoding umcharacterized LOC128092248 homolog — its product is MSPTAPSASAQPETLMQRKSLDWFHRPFKKRA